Proteins from one Cyprinus carpio isolate SPL01 unplaced genomic scaffold, ASM1834038v1 S000006795, whole genome shotgun sequence genomic window:
- the LOC109070771 gene encoding whey acidic protein-like, which translates to MCPRNNVKEPVFGVCAELCSRDSDCPNDQKCCSNGCGHQCMPPYKEKPGVCPRNNVIGICIVRENNCFNDGECPNDQKCCSYGCGSQCMDPYRVKPGP; encoded by the exons ATGTGTCCAAGAAACAATGTTAAAGAACCAGTGTTTGGAGTGTGTGCTGAATTGTGTTCCCGTGACAGCGACTGTCCGAATGATCagaaatgctgcagcaatggatgtggACATCAGTGTATGCCTCCATATAaag AAAAGCCAGGAGTGTGTCCAAGGAACAACGTAATAGGAATTTGTATTGTGAGGGAGAATAACTGTTTCAATGACGGTGAATGTCCGAATGATCAGAAATGCTGCAGTTATGGATGTGGAAGTCAGTGTATGGATCCATATAGag TAAAGCCTGGTCCATGA